Part of the Etheostoma spectabile isolate EspeVRDwgs_2016 unplaced genomic scaffold, UIUC_Espe_1.0 scaffold00004633, whole genome shotgun sequence genome is shown below.
CAAATGACTGAGATCAGATTTGTCATAATTTAACATTTCCAACTCTGCTTCTGTCTGCCAGAAGAAACTCTTTTTTCTAAACTCCCATTCCCATTGTTGTAACTCTTTGTAGACATTGTCGTATGCCTGAGCTGCAAGAGTGTTTCTGAAACTGAAGATGAAGTTCTCATATTTTACTGCTTTCCAGAGATCTTTCATCCATTCTAGAAACTCTGGGATTTGTGACACTGCGTAGTGTTTGTCACCTTTCCCTGTCTTCAAAAGATGTTTCTTTAAATCTGCTACAGCTTCACTGTAACCTGTGTTTATTGCTGCCATCGGTGGGGTCCCATGCCAGAGTCCCGGGATGTTCCAGTTGTTTTTTCTATGTCATAGTCCAGCACATCTGTGAAAGCTTTATAGTGGGCTGCTTTCCATTTCGGCTGCAATTTGAGTCATTTCATCAAGCTGGTCATAAATGTTTTCTATCTGCCTTGGTCTTTGCATGAGCTGAGACTCCACACATTCTGGTGCACAAAATGACAAACTGGCTTTTTACCAATTTTCTTCATTCTCAAGAAAGCATGAGTTGCAATATGCAGAACATCTTTCATTTCTGTTGAGTTCTCCATTGAGACATTGATAATGGTGAGATCACTTAAGCCAATCACATAGGTTGCCAGCTGGTTGTCATGTTCATAACTGTCCTCTAGTTGTGCCAAATGAGGAGACTGAAGACCTTCTGTGTCAATGAGAAGTATAAAGTCACAGTTCAAGTCCCTTTGTATATCCTCACTTACTCTGAGGAAGAGCATATAAGCTCCTCTTGTGCATCTGCCACTGCTGACAGGAAACTGCACACCAAACATGGTGTTGAGGAGTGTTGACTTCCCACTACTTTGAACACCCAACACTGTCAGTACCAACAGTCTGCTCTTCTTTCCGACCTTCTTGTGAAGCTCCATTAGCACATCTGTTACCCATCTCTCTGGGATGTTAGACGCATCTCCGTCTAAGAGCTCTAAAGGATATCCATCAAACAGCATTTCAGCTGCCAAACCAGGGAGACGAGATATTTCATCAGCAGTGTTTGGTGATTGAAACGAAAACTCATAGATCAGCCCCATCTCTCTCATGTAATGCTCTATTCCTAAAGAGCTATCCAGCAAAGCCTGATCCAACCCTGCAATGAGTTTTGCATCTTTCGTCTTACACTGCTCTTTAAATTTGTTACGCAGATCAGTCAGTTTGTCCCGAGAATGTGAATTTAACTTCAACTTCATCCACTTAAGGAAATaatctcttttttctttgtcacttgTGGATAAGATTTCAATAAAACTCTTAATTCCTTTTGAcaatgtttgtttgctttggccCTCTCTGATTTTTAGTTGTTCTGCCTGTAGCTGAGTTTTATACTCTTCGAGGCCTGAGTCACCAGTGTCTTTCATCCTACATTCCTCCTTCTCTAACTTTGATAACCTTTTCCAGTTATCTCCTTGCAAAGGGAGTTGTTGTTTCTTGTAGTCTGGTATAGGTTGCTCTCCGATTCCTTTCACAATGTCCTCAGCTACCTTCCTTTGGTCCTCACTTTGTTCGTGTTCATCCACAGACAGACCAAGTTCAACAGCTTTGTCAAGCATATTTGCAAtgctttttgtggtttttacaTCTTTGAGGGATTTCTTGATGGCTGCACAAAGTTTTTTTGAAAACTCTCTTACATTTATCCTTGGATCCTTGATTTTCACACTGGCCTTTGGTAGGTCTAATTCTTTTAGTGTTTTCTTGACAGACATATCTTCTGTACTATTCACCTCCTTGCGGTTAACAACGAAGAACAGTTTGGATTTTGCATCTTGAAGAGAAGTCAGAATCTCGTGCTCCTCTTCTTCAATTTTGTCCAGGAATACAAAGACAGCAGTGGacacatgaaaaagaaaattgaactGTGCTGGTGACTCAGAAATGTCTCCTCGCAAATTAGCAAATGCAACTGGCTCTGAAAATATATTAAGATTTTCATTACCACCGGGAAGGTACCAGCAAACCTCTACTAAACCATTGGCAATGTTTCTTTTAACTGCTCCACCTTCATTATCTCTGTGTATGAACATATTGTTGTTGGACTGACCAATGCTGAGAACATGATTCAACCACTGGGACTTGGATAAACTGCAGTTTTTCAGCCTCACAAATGAGTAGAATGGAATATCTGCTTGGATAATGTTGTCTTCAACAAACCCTTTTGATTCAGACAAATCATGTGGACGCCACTCTTTGACGATGTCTCTCAGAGCCCAAAGCATCAGGGTACTCTGATTGTTATTGGCATGGGGCAACAGCAGTGGGACAGAAAACTGGCACATGGACATCTTGAGGGCCAGTTCCTGTTGCAAGAAGCTGTCAGCACAAATGAAGAGAGCTACTATGAGGTCGAGAGGGTTGACCTTATTATCCTTTGCAGGGTCATCTGCAGTGTAAaggtcatcatcatcatcatcatcatcatcatcatcatcatcatcatcatcatcattgtctGATAATTGTGTACAGCTTCTGCATTCAGAATTGAGTTTAAATAGTTTCCTGAGAAAACCCCATGGTATGTCCTCCACAGATGAGACAGCTTCTTCATTTACGCTGTTTTTGTTGATCTCCAAGAGAGACCGAAGAGTGAGTTTGTTAGGATAAAATCCCTTCAGTCCAACTTTGGAGAGAAAGTTGAGGAGAACTGTCAAGGAGAAAGAGAAGTTCACTCTGAGGAGAAGTACAACAGGCAGTACAAAGACTAACAAGCAGCGTTAGAGAACGTAACAGTCACCAACTGTGGATAAGTGGAATAGTGTTAAATATGTGGCTGGAAGTCTGAAttctgacaacaacaacaacacagtgcACCTTTAATGGGTAATTACCGTTTTGTCAACCTGGGCCCTATTtcactatgtttttgtgtcaaaatcCACTTTCCGACCAGAGGGAGTTTTGCAGTTTCTGGAACATAATGTTCCTAGAACTCTTTTTATCTTGTGTTCCGACTGGATCAATTTGGGGATTATTATGTTCCTCTGGCCAcagttcctgtaactctttcagctctTACTTCAGGCCAGAGTCTTTTCGCTGTTCCTTTTTCCGCATAGGAACCTAGGTCAACGAGAGTCGGGTTTCCAgtacagacagaccaacaacgggacaattttaacaattttcGTCATCTTATTCAACCCTAAATTCTCTTGTGAAAAGGTTCTAggccagaaatgaactgtttagATTTTGTATATAGGCATTATTGCCGAATTGAGTTTTCGGAGTTTTGAAGCTCCATAAAGCGACGCGACAGCCAGCTAGCGCCTGCCTGGGCCACTAGCTTGTAGCTCAGCAGTCATGCTAGTAGACCCCGCTGTAAGCTGAAGGTCTCTCAGCCGCTCTCGTAAATaagaggtttttattttgacgTTGACGGATCGTTTGGTTAAATATGACAACACATGTCCATCGTGAGATCAACGGGAACCTGTGGTTACCTGTCTTTCGGAGTTAAACTCACAAGCTGGCCAgtcgtcacacacacacacacacaacacacacacacacacacacacacacacacaccacacacaccacacacacacacacacacacacacacacacacacacacacacacagagagagagagcaggtaGAGGGGTAGAGAGATACCAGTTTCTTTTGGGAGACTTGTTTACATTATGACAGGCTACAAACTAATAGCCTACTAAATTTAGTAGGCTACTTAGTTTATACATTTTTTGGTCTatttgttttcagattttaatgctaaccagactccatttaaaaaagcaatactttaaGCTTGTATAGAgccaaaatattttcaaatataaatcgtaaactatgtgtttatttcaaccaaagctagagttgtgatggttgtaaaagtggaaagatgatccaaaacagcttttcaaagttttattttgtttctgtcaactttgaatgaagtgtatttttcaATGCTACAATTACTGTTAATTGACGTGGAGTGTGGTAAtgtttactctttaacagaaaggtcgacatCCTAAGAaattctttccataatgttgtctgacacctagaatattaatctgagcctgttaACATCAAAACTAGCACTTCTGTGAAcgtacagtgggtacggaaagtattcagacccctttaaatttttcactctttgtttcattgcagccattttccaaaaatcaaaaaagttcattttatttctcagtaatgtacactcagcaacccatcttggacagaaaaaaacagaaatgtagaaatttttgcaaatttattaaaaaagaaaaactgaaatatcacatggtcataagtattcagaccctttgccgtgaccctcatatgtaactcaggtgctgtctatttcttctgatcatccttgagatggttctacaccttcattggagtccagctgtgtttgattatactgattggacttgattaggaaagccacacacctgtctatataagaccttacagctcacagtgcatgtcagagcaaatgacaatcatgaggtcaaaggaactgcctgaagagctcagagacagaattgtggcaaagcacagatctggtcaaggttacaaaaaaatttctgctgcacttaaggttcctaagagcacagtggcctccataatcctcaaatggaagacgtttgggacgaccagaacccttcctagagctggccgtccggccaaactgag
Proteins encoded:
- the LOC116677245 gene encoding LOW QUALITY PROTEIN: up-regulator of cell proliferation-like (The sequence of the model RefSeq protein was modified relative to this genomic sequence to represent the inferred CDS: inserted 9 bases in 6 codons), with amino-acid sequence MTTGQEIAVRMCHLTYFRPDLQLSRDSCRKSQNMSTMKDAERQEPAVLLNFLSKVGLKGFYPNKLTLRSLLEINKNSVNEEAVSSVEDIPWGFLRKLFKLNSECRSCTQLSDNDDDDDDDDDDDDDDDDDLYTADDPAKDNKVNPLDLIVALFICADSFLQQELALKMSMCQFSVPLLLPHANNNQSTLMLWALRDIVKEWRPHDLSESKGFVEDNIIQADIPFYSFVRLKNCSLSKSQWLNHVLSIGQSNNNMFIHRDNEGGAVKRNIANGLVEVCWYLPGGNENLNIFSEPVAFANLRGDISESPAQFNFLFHVSTAVFVFLDKIEEEEHEILTSLQDAKSKLFFVVNRKEVNSTEDMSVKKTLKELDLPKASVKIKDPRINVREFSKKLCAAIKKSLKDVKTTKSIANMLDKAVELGLSVDEHEQSEDQRKVAEDIVKGIGEQPIPDYKKQQLPLQGDNWKRLSKLEKEECRMKDTGDSGLEEYKTQLQAEQLKIREGQSKQTLSKGIKSFIEILSTSDKEKRDYFLKWMKLKLNSHSRDKLTDLRNKFKEQCKTKDAKLIAGLDQALLDSSLGIEHYMREMGLIYEFSFQSPNTADEISRLPGLAAEMLFDGYPLELLDGDASNIPERWVTDVLMELHKKVGKKSRLLVLTVLGVQSSGKSTLLNTMFGVQFPVSSGRCTRGAYMLFLRVSEDIQRDLNCDFILLIDTEGLQSPHLAQLEDSYEHDNQLATYVIGLSDLTIINVSMENSTEMKDVLHIATHAFLRMKKIGKKPVCHFVHQNVXGVSAHAKTKADRKXIYDQLDEMTQIAAEMESSPXYKAFTDVLDYDIXKNNWNIPGLWHGTPPMAAINTGYSEAVADLKKHLLKTGKGDKHYAVSQIPEFLEWMKDLWKAVKYENFIFSFRNTLAAQAYDNVYKELQQWEWEFRKKSFFWQTEAELEMLNYDKSDLSHLNELVQSKKIQVADKIAIQDKIMKQKLQEYYKRKDRHVNLIEKYKTEFVNSISRLANEIQRSVDNILDCALEPRTSLEESHYIQRKHREMIEEQVMKLLSDCKQQTLTDKELTDEFDKMWAEATVNVSGLKEQNIEANILKQLRNQLLNHNVNEELQNIGDLKDIVKDPFKAKKKHLKPNLTPMKSNETERELQSFADCVIESCTRFVHDTAKTERDYNDSFTRELXEKVDESLXQWSKQCKPQFGFDLKLYSVGIASREFLHMHRRFLSDIDPKRQLEKYKPQYLSDFLDLYKQRDD